The following are encoded together in the Candidatus Nitrosocosmicus arcticus genome:
- a CDS encoding threonine--tRNA ligase codes for MRILQLHVDFVEYLPVKKEIDDAEPLLKNEKERIEDTVVILTSIEKGDDETLIEDFIKETTEYLKKIKCNSVLIYPYAHLSSNLEHPKSAYKLLIQLENTLRESSDAIVVKRAPFGWTKELGIKVKGHPLSENSRFLVKKNPDGQAGTIVEIAHPKPDLNESEGSFSNALTAEKDLKSKWFVLNVDGSLMPYNDYKFKKSEINLENLFKYEILRKRIVEDQPPHVKLMRKLGIADYEPASDSGNMRFYPKGRLVKSLLEQFVTKKVSQYGGLEVETPIMYDSHHSSMESYFNRFPARQYNIKSDQKDLFLRFAACFGQFLMAKDFQISYKNLPLKLYELTRYSFRREKSGELVGLRRLRAFSMPDCHAFCQDMEQAKIEFLKRLDLSISVMEEIGISTDNDLEMAVRFTKEFYVSNKEFVQHLVTKIGKPVLVEMWDDRFFYFVLKWEFNFLDNSGKASALATDQIDIENGERYGITFIDELGNKKFPIILHNSPSGAIERVIFALLEKSAKMMKEGKIPYLPMWLMNTQVRIIPVKEDLIPSCVELLELLKFNSIRADIDDRDDTLSKKIRDAETEWIHFTLIIGEKEVATNSISVRDRLKKVNYSTKIDELIDIIKKTMNGKPNLPINLPEYLSKRPRIAS; via the coding sequence ATGCGAATATTGCAGTTACATGTAGATTTTGTAGAATATTTACCTGTCAAAAAGGAAATAGATGATGCGGAACCTTTATTGAAGAATGAAAAAGAACGAATCGAAGATACCGTCGTCATCTTAACTTCGATAGAGAAGGGAGATGATGAAACCCTAATTGAAGACTTTATAAAGGAAACTACAGAATATCTCAAGAAAATTAAATGTAACTCTGTTCTAATTTATCCCTATGCGCATCTCAGTTCGAATTTAGAGCATCCAAAAAGCGCATATAAATTATTGATCCAGCTAGAAAATACCTTAAGAGAAAGTTCAGATGCCATTGTGGTTAAAAGAGCTCCCTTTGGATGGACAAAAGAACTAGGAATCAAAGTAAAAGGGCATCCATTATCTGAAAATTCTCGATTTCTTGTTAAGAAAAACCCTGACGGACAGGCAGGAACTATTGTTGAAATTGCTCATCCAAAACCAGACCTAAATGAAAGCGAAGGATCTTTTTCGAATGCATTAACGGCGGAGAAAGATCTGAAATCAAAGTGGTTTGTACTAAATGTAGATGGGTCATTGATGCCTTACAATGATTATAAATTCAAAAAATCAGAAATTAACCTGGAGAATCTGTTCAAATATGAAATACTCCGAAAAAGAATCGTTGAAGACCAGCCCCCTCATGTAAAGCTAATGCGAAAATTGGGTATAGCCGATTATGAGCCCGCATCTGATTCCGGAAACATGAGATTTTACCCAAAAGGTAGGTTGGTAAAATCGTTGCTAGAACAGTTCGTGACCAAGAAAGTTTCACAATACGGAGGATTGGAGGTAGAAACACCCATCATGTATGATTCGCACCATTCGTCGATGGAGAGCTACTTTAATCGGTTTCCAGCAAGGCAATATAATATCAAATCAGATCAGAAAGATTTATTTTTGAGATTTGCCGCCTGTTTTGGCCAGTTCCTGATGGCCAAAGACTTTCAAATTTCATACAAGAATTTGCCGCTTAAATTATACGAATTAACCAGATACAGTTTCAGGAGAGAAAAGAGCGGTGAGTTAGTTGGACTGAGGCGGTTGCGTGCATTTAGTATGCCTGATTGTCATGCATTTTGTCAAGATATGGAGCAAGCAAAAATTGAATTTTTGAAACGACTTGATTTATCAATTTCTGTAATGGAAGAAATTGGAATCTCCACTGACAATGATTTGGAGATGGCTGTAAGATTTACTAAAGAATTTTATGTCAGTAACAAAGAGTTTGTTCAGCATTTGGTTACGAAAATTGGTAAACCTGTTCTCGTAGAAATGTGGGATGATAGATTCTTTTATTTTGTCCTAAAATGGGAATTTAATTTTCTAGATAACTCGGGTAAAGCCTCCGCACTGGCTACAGATCAAATTGATATTGAAAACGGAGAAAGATACGGAATTACATTTATCGATGAGTTAGGCAATAAAAAATTTCCCATAATTCTTCACAATTCACCTAGCGGAGCGATTGAGCGCGTCATTTTTGCATTGCTTGAAAAATCTGCCAAAATGATGAAAGAAGGTAAAATACCGTATTTACCAATGTGGCTAATGAATACCCAAGTAAGAATAATTCCTGTGAAAGAGGATCTTATCCCTAGTTGCGTTGAACTATTAGAGCTTTTGAAATTTAATTCTATTCGTGCTGACATTGATGATAGGGATGATACTCTTTCTAAAAAGATTAGAGATGCAGAAACTGAATGGATCCATTTTACGCTAATAATCGGTGAAAAGGAAGTTGCAACTAATTCAATTTCAGTCCGAGATAGGTTAAAAAAAGTAAATTATTCTACAAAAATCGATGAATTGATAGATATAATTAAAAAAACAATGAATGGCAAGCCAAACCTCCCAATCAATTTGCCTGAATACCTTTCAAAGAGACCAAGAATTGCTTCTTAG
- a CDS encoding DNA-directed DNA polymerase I, which produces MQQVNLASDKKDEYYSRKLHENVPSLLLSSFYIGEKKSVFLKFYNPADSKIYFWSEYFLDSSNSKRHQPYCFVKKKFAAEAKSVVDQDPTKFKIQEVKKLDDIVDEEIEILKVLAPDPLSIGGTDNSFREKVTSWEADIKYHESYLYDLGLIPGAFYKRIGNNLIFHEFPIPKKVDQYLDNLFTSNKFQNNFNSNEYDKFLLKWSRLLNQPIPDIKRIAIDIEVDSEEGRMPTARDHDRLITAIGLSASDGFKKVYVLKRDESIDPTTLDPSIVLCNSEKEMLLLVFDILREYPVVLTYNGDDFDMPYLYARSQDPAIDLVDGKPIDKDQVPILVKRESFMKRGIQADPVTLRAGIHIDLFRTFQNKSVQNYAFSHKYSEFTLRAICEALLEDTKIEFEGSISDLSLEKLAEYCLKDADLTYRLSAFNDSLLMKLIIIISRISRMSIEDITRFGVNQWIRSLMFFEHRQQNILIPRRDELLQKGSSSTIAIIKEKKYRGGLVVEPELGIHFNVVVVDFASLYPSIIKVHNLSYETVNCPHKECKDDPLNHIEGTTHWICRKKRGMTSILIGTLRDLRVNYYKHLSKDTSLGKDDKQLYGVVSQAIKVILNATYGVMGAEIFPLYCLPVAEATAAIGRTTTTRTINKCKENHIKVIYGDTDSLFLKNPSSDGLNTISNWAKSELGVDLEIDKRYRYVVFSELKKNYLGVLEDGTVDVKGLTGKKSHTPPFIRNAFYEILNVLKDIFTEKDFANAKTRIKKIVHSLAEALEKKNIPLSDLSFNVMINKSPEKYGIKFQENKNHRAISLDGKDKSMESIKGIPQHIKAAKQLVELGRQLKAGDIISYVKTRTIEGVKPVELANKMDIDTEKYLDTMESTFDQILSSLNLNFKSIIGKPRQSNLDELFWT; this is translated from the coding sequence GTGCAGCAAGTAAATTTGGCATCAGATAAGAAAGATGAATATTATTCAAGAAAACTCCATGAGAATGTACCATCCTTACTTCTTTCATCATTCTATATAGGGGAAAAAAAATCCGTTTTCCTCAAATTTTATAATCCTGCTGACTCGAAAATTTATTTTTGGAGCGAGTACTTTTTGGATAGTTCAAATTCAAAAAGACATCAACCATACTGTTTTGTTAAAAAAAAATTTGCAGCTGAAGCAAAGAGCGTAGTAGATCAAGATCCAACTAAATTCAAAATTCAAGAAGTGAAAAAATTAGATGATATTGTAGACGAAGAAATAGAAATACTAAAAGTTTTGGCGCCTGACCCCCTGTCGATTGGAGGGACAGATAATAGTTTTAGGGAGAAAGTTACTTCTTGGGAAGCAGACATAAAGTATCATGAAAGCTATCTTTATGATTTAGGACTGATCCCGGGGGCCTTCTATAAAAGAATCGGAAATAACTTGATATTTCATGAGTTCCCTATACCGAAAAAGGTAGATCAATATTTAGATAATCTGTTTACATCAAACAAATTCCAGAACAATTTCAATAGTAATGAGTACGACAAGTTCTTGCTGAAATGGTCACGTTTGCTGAATCAGCCCATACCTGACATAAAGAGAATAGCTATAGACATAGAAGTTGATTCTGAGGAGGGAAGAATGCCCACTGCACGGGATCACGATCGGCTCATAACGGCCATTGGCTTGTCCGCTTCTGATGGGTTCAAAAAAGTGTATGTTCTCAAGAGAGATGAGAGTATAGATCCTACAACATTAGACCCAAGCATAGTGCTATGTAACTCGGAAAAAGAGATGCTCTTGTTAGTTTTTGATATATTAAGAGAGTATCCGGTTGTATTAACATACAATGGTGATGATTTCGATATGCCCTATCTGTACGCAAGATCACAGGATCCTGCGATTGATCTTGTAGATGGAAAGCCAATTGATAAAGACCAGGTACCAATCCTTGTAAAAAGAGAATCATTTATGAAAAGAGGAATTCAAGCAGATCCAGTCACACTGAGGGCAGGAATACATATCGATCTTTTTAGGACATTTCAGAACAAATCCGTACAAAATTATGCCTTTAGTCATAAATACTCAGAATTTACTTTGAGAGCCATATGTGAGGCCCTATTAGAAGACACAAAAATCGAATTTGAGGGTAGCATTAGCGATCTTTCGCTAGAAAAACTTGCAGAATATTGTCTTAAAGATGCAGATCTAACTTACAGACTGAGCGCGTTTAACGATAGCTTGCTCATGAAACTAATAATAATTATTTCAAGAATCTCTAGGATGTCTATTGAAGATATTACAAGATTCGGAGTGAATCAGTGGATTCGTTCTTTAATGTTTTTTGAACATCGACAACAGAACATACTTATACCTAGAAGAGACGAGTTACTTCAAAAAGGATCCTCATCAACAATTGCTATCATTAAAGAGAAAAAATACCGTGGGGGATTAGTCGTTGAACCTGAGCTTGGAATTCACTTTAATGTAGTTGTAGTAGATTTTGCAAGTTTGTATCCCAGCATTATTAAGGTACACAATTTGTCATACGAAACGGTGAATTGCCCTCACAAGGAGTGCAAAGATGACCCACTTAATCATATCGAGGGAACAACCCATTGGATATGTAGGAAGAAAAGGGGCATGACTTCTATTCTAATCGGAACGTTGCGCGATTTACGTGTAAATTATTATAAACACCTCTCCAAAGATACCAGTCTTGGTAAAGATGACAAGCAACTGTATGGTGTTGTGAGCCAAGCAATTAAGGTAATCTTGAATGCTACATACGGAGTCATGGGAGCCGAGATATTTCCCCTTTATTGCCTACCTGTCGCAGAGGCTACTGCCGCCATCGGGAGAACAACTACAACCAGAACAATTAACAAATGCAAGGAGAATCATATCAAGGTAATTTACGGGGATACAGACTCCCTGTTTTTGAAAAATCCAAGTTCTGATGGCCTAAATACAATATCCAATTGGGCCAAATCTGAACTAGGAGTTGATTTAGAAATAGATAAGCGTTATCGCTATGTAGTATTTAGTGAATTAAAGAAAAATTATTTGGGTGTACTTGAAGACGGTACTGTTGATGTCAAGGGATTGACTGGAAAAAAATCTCATACCCCGCCATTTATTAGAAACGCATTTTACGAGATATTAAATGTACTAAAGGATATATTTACAGAAAAAGACTTTGCCAATGCTAAAACTAGGATAAAAAAAATAGTACATTCCCTTGCAGAAGCCCTCGAGAAGAAAAATATTCCTTTATCAGATTTGAGTTTTAACGTGATGATCAATAAATCTCCAGAAAAATACGGGATCAAGTTTCAAGAGAATAAAAATCACCGTGCCATTTCTCTAGATGGGAAAGATAAAAGTATGGAAAGCATAAAGGGTATCCCTCAGCATATAAAGGCTGCAAAACAGCTTGTCGAATTAGGACGACAACTTAAAGCTGGAGACATTATCTCCTATGTTAAAACAAGGACTATTGAAGGAGTAAAACCAGTTGAATTAGCTAATAAGATGGATATAGATACTGAGAAATATCTTGATACTATGGAATCTACCTTTGATCAAATCTTGTCATCGCTAAATTTGAATTTTAAATCTATAATTGGGAAACCTAGACAGTCCAACCTTGATGAGTTATTTTGGACTTGA
- a CDS encoding arginase family protein — protein sequence MDKLSYLESFFIPPERTIAECTFCDIPFPITFDGSKVCIIGIPIDITTTFGKTASFGPEAIRTASAKQIETLVYETDTEIYEKALIYDMGDLDLVKPKEGIMSDIKEVNQFWMNFDSKLSSALRIITDSEKIPVILGGEHTITYSVYKELSKSHPLLIHFDAHRDMKSIYQGMQMCHTTPFYHLIREGYLRGSDLVQIGIRQGDRAENKFALDNGVNTFDAWDCNRSLGKILRWLKSHTYKRDIYISFDIDVYDISYLPCTGTPEPFGLDPFQILELINSISETARLVGLDFVETGLKNNDYREGTLATQTLLRILSRPYMSNH from the coding sequence ATGGATAAATTATCCTATTTAGAAAGCTTCTTTATACCTCCGGAGAGAACAATCGCAGAGTGTACATTTTGTGATATTCCTTTTCCTATTACTTTTGATGGCTCGAAAGTATGTATCATTGGAATCCCCATAGACATTACAACTACTTTTGGAAAAACAGCATCTTTTGGTCCTGAAGCAATTCGAACCGCCTCAGCAAAGCAAATTGAAACACTAGTTTATGAGACCGATACTGAGATTTATGAAAAAGCCTTGATTTACGACATGGGTGATCTGGATCTTGTGAAACCTAAAGAGGGAATAATGAGCGATATTAAAGAAGTTAACCAATTTTGGATGAACTTTGACAGCAAGTTGTCTTCGGCGTTGAGAATAATAACGGATTCAGAGAAAATACCTGTCATCTTAGGTGGTGAACACACAATTACGTATTCTGTTTATAAGGAGCTTTCTAAAAGCCATCCCCTATTAATCCATTTTGACGCTCATCGTGACATGAAATCGATTTATCAGGGTATGCAGATGTGTCATACAACCCCTTTTTATCATCTGATTAGGGAAGGTTATCTTAGAGGGAGCGATTTAGTTCAAATCGGTATAAGGCAAGGTGATAGGGCAGAGAATAAATTCGCATTAGACAACGGTGTTAATACTTTTGACGCATGGGATTGCAATCGTTCCCTGGGGAAGATATTACGATGGTTAAAATCACACACTTACAAAAGGGATATTTATATATCATTTGATATCGATGTTTACGATATATCATATTTACCGTGTACCGGAACACCAGAGCCATTTGGATTGGATCCTTTTCAAATTTTAGAGCTGATTAACAGTATTAGCGAAACAGCAAGATTGGTTGGACTTGACTTTGTTGAAACAGGACTAAAGAACAATGATTATAGAGAAGGAACGTTGGCTACCCAAACTCTACTAAGGATCTTGTCTAGACCATACATGTCCAATCATTGA
- the trpA gene encoding tryptophan synthase subunit alpha, whose product MENNVTRTFNKLAQRNEKALIGYVVGGYPTLELSREIIEQLILSGVDIVEIGVPFSDPMADGPIIQEAFVRTLNCGIAPKDCLNLVKSVRERHKETPLLLMTYSNILYSNGLDKFLIRSKNCDLDGFIVPDLNFEEADDYLKETSKLDLATVFLTSPNTSAERLEKIAALSTGFVYMVSVFGITGSRNKFERYTFEAVSRSKAIVSSYGKHLAVGFGISNAKDGRRMIESGADGIIIGSSLINIITKNEHDKNKMMSELDIFVKELKAVCKFPN is encoded by the coding sequence ATGGAGAATAACGTTACCCGCACTTTTAATAAACTAGCACAAAGGAATGAAAAGGCATTGATTGGATATGTTGTTGGAGGTTATCCTACATTGGAACTTTCGAGAGAGATAATTGAACAATTGATACTTTCTGGAGTTGATATTGTTGAAATTGGAGTTCCATTTTCTGATCCGATGGCAGATGGTCCAATCATTCAAGAAGCATTCGTGAGAACTCTCAATTGTGGGATTGCTCCAAAAGATTGTTTAAATTTGGTAAAGTCAGTTAGAGAAAGACACAAAGAAACTCCGTTGCTGTTGATGACATATTCGAATATACTTTATTCGAATGGGTTAGATAAATTCTTAATTCGATCTAAAAATTGTGATTTAGACGGTTTCATAGTACCAGATTTAAATTTTGAAGAAGCTGATGATTATTTAAAAGAAACGAGTAAATTAGACCTTGCAACTGTTTTTCTGACTTCTCCTAATACAAGCGCCGAAAGACTAGAGAAGATAGCCGCCTTATCTACCGGTTTTGTTTATATGGTATCAGTTTTTGGAATCACCGGATCGAGAAATAAATTTGAAAGATATACATTTGAGGCTGTTTCCCGTTCAAAAGCAATTGTTTCCTCATATGGGAAACATTTGGCTGTCGGCTTTGGGATCAGCAACGCTAAGGACGGAAGGAGAATGATAGAGTCCGGAGCAGATGGCATTATTATTGGAAGCTCTTTGATTAATATAATTACAAAGAATGAGCACGATAAAAATAAGATGATGTCAGAATTAGACATTTTTGTAAAAGAATTAAAGGCAGTTTGCAAGTTCCCCAATTGA
- the trpB gene encoding tryptophan synthase subunit beta gives MKNNTDLGKFGTYGGRYVPETLIPALEELDKWYQRLKVDKSFQLELRGLLKDFAGRATPLYFANNLTRHLGGPKIYLKREDLLHSGAHKINNTLGQALIAKKMGKTRIIAETGAGQHGVATSIASAVFELESEIYMGAKDVERQQLNVFRMNLLNSKVHAVNSGSKTLKDAINEALRDWIANVQNTHYLIGSVMGPHPFPTMVRDFQSVIGTEIKEQLLKLTGNLPDAVIACVGGGSNAIGSFYPFISDKKVKLIGVEAGGEGIRTGFHAATLSKGRMGIFHGMKSYFLQDENGQISEAHSISAGLDYPGIGPEHANLKDTDRAVYPHVTDKEAVRAFILLSKLEGIIPALESAHAIAYIMKYANNFKKDETIVVTVSGRGDKDLTIVREYLAGSEVGLEENKQIKGIGKS, from the coding sequence CAAGTCTTTTCAACTCGAGCTACGTGGATTACTAAAAGACTTTGCAGGCAGGGCAACTCCACTTTATTTTGCTAATAACTTAACTAGACATCTTGGGGGCCCAAAAATTTACTTAAAGAGAGAAGATCTGTTGCATAGTGGAGCTCATAAGATAAACAATACTTTGGGACAGGCTTTAATAGCTAAAAAAATGGGCAAGACTAGAATAATCGCCGAAACTGGGGCCGGTCAACATGGAGTGGCCACTTCAATTGCGTCGGCAGTTTTTGAGCTCGAATCAGAAATTTATATGGGTGCAAAGGATGTAGAAAGACAACAACTCAATGTATTTAGGATGAATTTATTGAATTCAAAAGTCCATGCTGTAAACTCGGGTTCCAAAACACTAAAGGATGCTATAAATGAAGCCCTGAGAGATTGGATTGCGAACGTGCAAAATACACATTATTTGATTGGTTCTGTTATGGGACCTCATCCATTCCCTACAATGGTAAGGGATTTCCAAAGTGTGATAGGTACGGAAATAAAAGAACAGTTACTTAAATTAACCGGAAATTTACCTGATGCAGTAATAGCATGTGTTGGCGGTGGGAGTAACGCTATTGGGTCATTTTATCCCTTTATTAGTGACAAGAAGGTCAAACTGATAGGAGTAGAAGCTGGAGGTGAAGGAATACGAACTGGGTTCCATGCGGCTACATTGTCAAAAGGGAGAATGGGTATATTTCATGGAATGAAAAGTTATTTTTTACAGGATGAAAATGGACAAATAAGCGAGGCACATAGTATTTCTGCTGGACTTGATTACCCGGGTATTGGACCTGAGCATGCAAATTTAAAAGATACGGATAGAGCTGTCTATCCTCACGTAACCGATAAAGAAGCCGTTAGAGCATTTATACTATTGTCAAAACTCGAAGGAATTATACCAGCATTGGAATCGGCGCACGCTATAGCATATATTATGAAATACGCTAATAATTTTAAAAAGGACGAAACCATCGTAGTAACCGTATCCGGTAGAGGTGACAAAGATCTGACAATAGTAAGAGAATATCTTGCGGGATCAGAGGTTGGGCTAGAAGAGAACAAGCAGATAAAAGGAATTGGGAAAAGCTGA